TGAGCACTGCTGCACCGAAGCAGAGGCAGAGCGATCTGCGATCTCCAATGACCGATCTACAATCTgcaaaaatttcatttcattttttcatttcagtgagataaagagagagagactgagagagagtcagagagaaaaagagagaaataccttgagggagggcTGGAGGGAGCACCGAGCACCAGAGCAGAGGCAGAGCGATCTGCGATCTTAGATCTGCGATCTATGATAAGGGGCGAGCGACGACGACGACGTCGACGAGCGAGCTGCGGCGACGTGACCGTGGGTTACTGGGTTTGGTTTGctggggtttggttttggtttgtgtattggggatttttttttttttttttttttttatatatataaacacctctgtgtttggtttgatggagtttgttttgcttttgctctGTATAGACAGTATTGGGGTTTGATTTCTCTGCCAGCGACGtgatgggtttgatttctctGCCAGCAACGTGATGGGTTTCATTTCTGATTCTCtgtattgattttattttattttttattttttattttttttggttgagaatccGTGGGCTTGCCGTGGGCGAGCTACCTTTGTAATCTATTGGGCACGCCGTGGGCTTGGCtctgttacattttttttatttttttttttaatttgagggtgttcctaatttttgaTTGAGGGCTGAGAGAATGGGTGAGAAATGGGTAGGGGGGGCCGGCTGTCTAATGTTGGGGGggcccatttattttttcttcatagtctaataggaaattttttttttttttttgcaggggccatggcccccccaagccactatgtggctccgcccctgGTTGTAGTACAATTTTAGTGGTATACATTTGTCAACTCATTCTTTGCATGGTGATTTGCACCTTTGCATCACGTATCATAACATTTTCAATCAATATGCAGCACATGCTACGTTACAAACTAGATTAGGGATTCAGAATAATAATGTTTATGAAATGCTAGTCTAGGCTATGGAAAACTACAATagtataatacttttttttttttttttttactaaaaggtAGAAAACATAACCACTGCAATGCAATTATATAGAGCATAattctatgaatttttttatgcgaataattttatgatatgttattttatgtgaataatttcatttttccatacatatttattatataaaaaaaaatgtttcacatACATAATGTTTAAAATTCTAGCATgtagtaattttattttcaaaatataacataatgagaaaaacaaaattttaaatttgattttcatttttaagcATTATTCACACGACATGTAGATTAGGTTAATGCATCTTTCTCACGTGAAATTCACCAAATATTCATATAAAATAgtagtttttgtaaaaaattgacatataaaataaattgaataaccttctcatttttttaagaagaaattaTGTAGCATAATGGATTTTAGTAGATTTCTCTTGATGTTTATGTCAATTTTAATTGTTGTGATGGATGATAACGTGAACTACATtaatttccttcattttttttaatttatttgtgcgTTTCAATTAAttgtattttatacataatCTTTGAATGTATTATGTTAGGACCAGGAAAAATAGGTGTTTTAACACCTTCACACTCGGTAACTTAATCTTTGAATGTAATGTAGGGACGtagatttaataatttttcatttatggCAGATATtattaagtatgaattgaatagCAAAAATGATAGAAAACGAGCTTTCTCGCTAATACAAATGATTCAGGACATACAATGTGCCAGGTGCTACCTTGGAGTGAGGAATTTATTAGATAGAccacaaacaagaaataaataaataattcttaaaaATCTAGAATAAATTACATAGAACTTGCTTTTGGTTGTAaagtaattaaattatataaatgttaaaaatgtgtttttttctaACCTGAATTATATAGACTAATGAATTACATAAAATGacaatttaggatttttttttttttttttttgggtataaacTATTGGCATACTCAGTGAATCTTTAAACCCACAAAGTCACCTTCCACTTTAGTCTTACAAGAGAAGGGAATGACATTTGAGCTGAGGCTAATTAGCTACAATCTAGTATCTAGGTTCTTGTAACTTCTGCTGAATACAAATACACTAATCTTTTACTCATCCCTTTTCATATTCCTAAAATAAATCAACAAAGGCCCCAGCTTATTCATCGTCAGACTCTGAATTCTCCCAAAGAATTTCAGGACCATCAAAATCTAACCCATCTCCTGTAATTTTCTCAGAAATTGCTATTGCAGCATCAGTATTCACAAATCCATCGCCTTTAGCTACCAAGACATCCTGGCCTGATGTAAATACATTACCTGCATGATCTGATGCACTCTCTGTGCCCAAAGAAGCACCAATTGACTCAGGAACTGTGGCGCCTCTGGAAGAAACGGGTTCCTGAACTTGTGCTACGGATTCATGAGATTGATCAGTCTCAACCATAATCTCATCCTCATTGCCTTCCATCCTCACATTTACATTAGTAGCATCTGGCTCCAGCCCCTTTTCCTCTGGAACTTTTGTACCTGATGAACCCTCCACATTAAGGTTTTCCTCACCTCCAAACATAGGCTCTTCAGTATACATTATATCTGCAGTTTCTTTGCCATTCTCCAGCCAGCTTTCATACAGGTCATCATGATCCGAGTCTGAAATATTGTCCCTTATCCCCTGTATGCCACTTGTAAATGGTCCACCATGGTTCAGACCACCAGAATACATACTTCCAGAAAATTTAACTTGTTCAGAGTAGCAACTAGTTGGGGAGAAATCGGTAAGTGGAAGGGCTCTGGGATGTATAAGCACCTCCAAGGCTAAAAGAGCATGAGCGCAGAATTCAGCAAGTTTTGTTCCAGTTTCTTGCTTGCCTGCAATCCATTTTCATGTGGTTAAAAGAAATTGGTCAAAAGAACTAGATGAAACATATTACATAGCACATTGAAAGGACCAAAGCAGCCCACATTACTTCAAATGCACACATCATCACTATGCTAAAGCTATTTTACTCATAATAAAAGTGCCTTGTCAAATTATGCTTTCTCCCTAGCCATTAAGAGGAATTAAAGTTTGATAAggattaagtttttttatttttggtgtgtatgagagagagttCAGGCTTGGTTCTGCATCTCCTTTTACCACTCTGCTCCATATAGATCCAGTAGTAAATTTATATACTTCCAAAACCTTTCACtgcattattttataaataccACAGACAATTTCATAGGAGGCTGTGTCCGGCTTATGATTGACATACCATTTCTGAGATAGATAAGCTCTGAATCCTGTCACATCTCTAAAACTAAACagattttttagaagaaaattttacttTGATCAGGACAATTGTAACTTTACAGTAGACTCACCATGAGACAATTCCTGTTACAGCCTATAGGATATACATTTTACTTAGGAGGGTGAAGAATTTAAGGTTTGATAAACTTGGTCACTTTTTATGCCTAGAAGAAGATAAAGGAAGGGAACCTGGAAGACATAATTAGCTCAATGAATTACGAAATTTTGGACTAAgactttattgttgttgtttttaaaaaaacatgagTGCCCATATGTAAAAATACATTTAAGTACTTTTCCCTGACTTTTATCTCTCACACTCTTTAATTGTTGTGACGAGTTTTCTGCATTTTGCTGGAAGGCAGGCATACTGCCCCTCTATGAGAAATTAAGAATCCATTTTGCTCCCCCTGCAAATGTCTCCATAGCACAAGACTAAGCATTTATATAAAtcctcattttttaaattatctatgCGGCCATCTAGGCTCTTTACTTTAATGCACTAATTTATAAAATGTCTTTCCCACTACTTCAATTTAGTCATCtttattttctcctttttattttcttctttttttgattgggATATATGTATGCACCTGGCAAGTTTTGAACACACAACCTCCTCCACATTGTTTTTAAAATGGAAAGAGATGCTGTTTAAGCTAGAATTTATTCGCTCAGTCATCTTTAATATTATTCACAATTATCAAATATCCTTGTTAAGGAAAGCATGGTTGAGCTAATTGTCAAGTAAACATGTTCTCTGATTGTCAATTCAAAGCATTGCAAGTATTATCAACTCACACATTTGTCTGCAAATGTCAATACATACCGCtgctattattattaatgtGATGATATCAATGATGAGGAAAAGGACAATGCCCATTGCTGAAGAAGCTTACCTCTACGAAAAAGTTCGAGACCCTGGCTTAAATATGGGGGGCGGACACGAACTGAGGAAAGAAGAGATGACAAAAGTGCACGCAATGCTGCAAGCTGAAAATCTACCCATATTCCAGTAGGTTCATTCTGCTGGAAAATGTTTTTCTCCTCGCTGGCCCATCCCCATTTCAAAGAATTTGTCGCTGTTTTTATCAAAAGCAGATCAACATCTGATCGCCAAGATTCAGATCTCAAAGAACCACCCTgggaaaattacaaaacatttaGCACAAAATATTATTCATTCCAGGTGAAAATCAAGAATTACTAACAGCAAGTTGCTCATGTAAggatttaaatattttcttcataTGTAGATTAAGAACACAAATGACCTCGCTAGAATGCAAATTTCTTATATTAGAGTATAGAGGGAAATAATTTAGACCAGGTGCACTATGCAATCCGGCTAAAAAAACTGAAGGCATACTAGCAATGCAATAATGGCAATGACTGCTAACATTAgtacttttttctttcataagTAATACTCCTGTCCCAATTTAAAtgtcttgttttccttttagacatccctaaactattgaaaacgTTACACTTTCTGTTCTCAAAACATTAAAATGatcttttttcatccctaaactattgaaaaaagctactttaGTGTACATTTTCAATAGTTCAAGGACGCAAAACAAGCTTCGTGTGAACtttagggaggaaaaaaaacatttttgataagaaatataagtttaaatttcTAGCTGCCAGAGATTATTAGCAGGATTACAATTAGCTTCAATGTAATTGCTAAAAGGTGTAATGTCAAAGTGCAGACTGATGTACTGATTGAAGCTTTCCCAGTTACTAGAACCtccatcaaatttaaaatatgaaatagaACAACCTATTTGGGCAAGAGGAATGTCTTGGACTGGAACTTTATAGAAGAGACCCATGTGAGTCAATATGGTTAATAGTACAACACATGGCAAATGTACAAGCAGGACTCAACAGAATTCATGTGCTCAGAGAACCATGAAACATCAGTTTTGAAGACTTATTTGACATTTTCCGAATGCATTTTCACCTGCTAAAGCGTTAAAGCAAACTACAAGAACCAAGACACCataataattttagtatttgaCAAGATATCTAGGGAGTCATCAGTTGTTGGGTCATTCTCTCTGTCCCTTGTAAATAAGTTAATAGGACAGCATTTTCAATGATCAGCCTCAGGCACTGGATAAAATGAACTTCTGGAGGTGTAAGTAAAGATTCTACctctaaatattattaaataataataatcattctCTCTACAATGTCAGTCAGCCCTATATCCAGGAATTGACATGAATTAGTATAGGTACTTATGTTTACATCTACCAGAATATGCATAAATACATGTTTGAAAGCTAATGAGGGAATGCCTACATAATATGGTGGTTGAGATCTCCATATAGTTTTCTAAGTCCTAAAAGATTTACATACCACCAGCttcagaaaaataaatagtgacATTAGCAGGGAAATTTTggaaatcttaaaaaaaaaacaaatccaaatagGACAATTGAAACTTTTCCACTAGCAGCCTACTTGATACAGCTTCAGTAGGGTGACAACAAATGCAAGAACAATAACACAAAATGATTAAATGGAAAAACCTGCCAGTTGTAACTATTGATTGTTAGGATGTCTGAGGATAACttaattctaatttatttagttaCCCTGATATGACATTCTTCATACACACAAAACACATACCACAGTGAGAAGTGCTTCTAATGCCTCAAGTGCAGCTATCTTCACAGAAATTGGAGAAATTACGTGGATCTTAGGGGCTGCAACTGGCAAACCACTAAGGTCATGCTGTTCCTCAGGATATCCAGTTGAAGTACCATGTTTCCTTTTTCTATGGCATGGCTGCAGCAATGCTTCAGAAGAGGCCTTCAGGTTAGTACTAGCAGATGCTCCAACACTCTCATTAGTAATGAGATTCAAATCAACAAATGCATTGTTGATAACTTCCTGTGCAAGACATACAGCCATCCCTGATCATGATATGATGATGAATTAGTAAAACCACAAAATGTGAAACCATGAAAACTACAACAACATAAGAAAATACTAGAAAATCCATGCTGCACATATGCAATGCACACAAGAGCGTAcaagaaattaattttaagataaaaagTAAATGAGGATAGAAGCAGGGTGATGCCAGTCACTCGATAGTTAAAAGCTAATACACAACCCTGGATGAACTATATGACAAAAGGGATACATATACTTTTGAGGGACCTCTCCTATTGAACAAATAATGTCCGATGTAATGCTAGGAGAATGCTTTGGCACACAGCCAGTGTACTTAAGTTATTCTTCTATGTTTATTaactcaataaaaattatatttactttttcaaaagagaaaatagaaaaatgcaAACCTGTAACATACTCTAGCTATGATACCCAAGATTGTGTGGATTTTATTACATTGCATTGTATGGGCGTGTGTTGAATCTCACATTGGGTTTTTAATTGGTTTATCTGGATATATAAACAATTATGAGAAGTACTAATTGTGAATAGTCCTTTTATGGTATAAAGGAGATGCAGCTAGCGCTTTTCTATGATAATGGCAAATGGTATTAAAGTGAAACTAGTAATGTCATGTGGCTTTAGGGCACCACAACACAACCCAAGTCCAAATAGAGACATCAAGGATTTAAGTGGGGAAGATTATGATACCTCAAATTGTGTGAATTGTATAATAACTCTTCTTGTTTAACTATAAAGTTTATCCTCAAAATGTTGATTGTGACTATATTTCCATGTTTTAACATATTTGTCATATTAATCAGATGTAGGAAATATATTCTCAACATctttatttatatcttttatgGTAAAAGAGATAATGAACAATTTAATGCACTAGTAAGAAAGAGCAAGTTGATTCAAGTTGAAGAAGTAGAAAAAGGTAAAAGAAGACCAAAAATAACGTTAGTAGAAGTAGTCCCGGATTTTGAAGATATGGAGAGCTGTTCGGATCAATTAaaactttgtttgattggtcccGGATTTTGGGTTTCACACaatgtttttctattttaaagttTCTAGTTTCTCTTAGATTTTCCTTTTGAGACTTCTGTACTTTTTTGACACTTGGTGTTCATCATCGTGAACATAAAGTacatttgattttaataaaattgcattcttacttatcaaaaaaaaaaaaaaaaaaaaaggaagtaatAGAGACTATGATTAATATGATTTTAGATATaataaaatggagaaaaataGTACATGTGACTGACCCTAACTAATCTATTGAAGATTCATAGctaactcaaaaaaatttggaactaagactttgttgttgttgcatgATAAAAGAGATCATCTACggtaaacaaaaacaacaataaatcCATGATGTAGAAAGACTGAACCTAAAAGACACAACTATACTAAGTTAACAATTGTCCAAAGCAACAGTAAACAATACGCACAACAGCACataaagacccaaaaaaaaatttcaccctTAACACCATGACAAAATAACTGCTGGCAAACAGAAAAATAGGCTAGTTACCTCATCAAAGACCCCCTCCAAATTTAATAACCAACACAGCCATATCATAAAAGTGGCCAGGACAttgaggaaaacaaaaaaaaaatatatatatatatatatatattccttgcATCTTTGAGCTACTAATTCCACCCTTACAAACATATTGACAAATTCAACAGCGAAATGTCAAAGTAAAGCTAAATCCTTATACTTATTTAACTTCCCTCAAATCTACAACAAAACAAGTCAATAGTGCTGGATAAGAAGAATAATTAGTGCTTTAAAAGTAGAATAATTTCAGGCTTGCTGGTGTTGCTTAGCTGCTATCTACCAAATACCTactatgaaaataaaaaggctaaaatgcaaaactgaccctctaggtttttttagatttcattttagtcctctaactttgtttttgttcatttcaatcctctaaatttcagatttattcaattaaggtttttccatcaacttttgttaaaattttttgaaaaaaaaaaaattggaaaaaaattttcaatcaataattgaatttttttaatttaaaaatttgaagaaaattaaaaagatttaaaattaaccacaacatatagaaaaagttgatagaaaagccctaattaaataaacttgaaagttagaggactgaaataaacgaaagcaaagttagaggactaaaatgaaatatgAAGAAACTTAAGAGggtcaattttgcattttagccaaataaaaaagtttctGGTTTTTAACAGTTTGAAGGTTTCATTACAAGCTTAAGGGAAGTATGGTATTCAGCTTGATGGTCCCGTGGCCTCTAAAATTTTGCAGACAAAGGGAGGTACGCCATTTGTTGAGTCTACTTTGCTTCTCGTTTCCCTGAGGATTGGCTGTGTCTTGTTTCATGGCTGTGTATATTAGTTTTTTGGGGAGACTTAAGGTTCACTCGTAGGGCCAGCATGGgctaatttatttttctccaaGAATTATATAGGGCTATTTTGCAAGGgtgtataaattataaaatacatttgtaaaagcaaaaaataaaataaaatgttcagAGGCCACCCGGTATGTCAAATCACCTATATCCATAACACTcaagaataatattataatattaactATCTGACCAATTTTAAAGTTTGGAACAACGTTGACAATTGAATTTAAGAATTTACATATGTATTTATAAGCTTTTCAGAAAATATACTGTATTGTCATAATGCAGTTTTACAACAACAATGCACTCCTTGAAAATGAAGTTAATGGATTTGTTAGGATTTTCCATTTACTAGGACAAATAAAAGTCAAAGGATTTAATTTTAGCTGCACAGAATTTCTAATCTATAGAACTAGTTGAATATTAAGTTTCAAGTATTAGCACTTCTTTGGCAACAACAAAGCACTGGTGCTCTGTACATGAATATTAGCACTTGGCAACTTTGCagtattataaacaaaaaagtgaTTCAAAGATTCTTTAAGGAATTACTACATACCAACACCCATGGATATCAGCAATATCCTTGTGATTGAGTAGACCTTTATCCTCAATTCTGGCAATGCACATCGCTTGAAATATGCTGTAATCAGACGCACAATAGAAGCAGCATATGGTAATAGTTGACTGCAAATGAACATAATGACATGGGCAGAAAGTGAGTTTCAACATTAAAAAGACATTGAGAAACAGTAAAGGTAAGAAAAACAACTGTGAACATATATTGAAGGTGACAGAACAAGAATTCAAAAGCCCCTAAAACCTTCCCTGGTTTATATAGGTTAGGATTGTTTTAAAGCTGGCAGAATCTTTCCAAAGTATCATTAGAAACTTTTCAAGCAACAATCATGTTAAGAAGTGATGTAGAACAGAGTTCAAAAATAagtaatagaaagaaaaaacagacCAAAAACCCAAGGCTTCACCAACCAAGGGTGCTTGGAAAGTTTTTGACAAGTCCCTAAGGGTATTTGGAATTACCAACAAGCTGTAAGGAAACATCTCTAATcagaaattttattcaaatgcacTTCTCACACTATTGTTGGAGCCTTATTTAAATACAATGATGGAACTGTGTAGAGACCCAGGGGAGGAGGGGGATTAAATCATGTTTGATCTTCCCTAAAAGAATTCTAATTGAATTAGTTAAGTTTTTTCTACACATTCTCTAATCTGACTTTTTATTATTAGcacttattaattaaatatgtttcatatatatatatatatatatatatattcgaaCGTTCCCATGCATTGCATGTGTTAGCAACTAGTTTACAAATTAATAATCAAGACATATATACATACTATATAGGAAAAGAATTGTGACTTACCTGCGTGTACCCTTTATGATTGCAATGAGGAGTTCCAAACTATGTAAGTGCAGAACTGGAAGTTCTGAACATATGAGCTCTTGCTGCATGGAAGTCATGAAGGCTGATAAAGCGTGTGGCACCGATCCATCCACCATCAATACTCTCTCAACAAGGACTAATAATGATCGAACAGGAACATTTACCTACTAACCAGCACATTCGAcatatcttaaaattttcacatcCATAAACATTTTAAGTATGGTATGTAGATCTACATTCCTTTTTTGCTAAGTAAACAAAGTAGATCTACATTCCTGTTTTTCAGTAAAGTTTCTTAAGGAGTTAACTCTACCTGCACAGGGTATGAACTTGTAAGCATTGTACAACAGCAGACCATCAGCATAGAGACACTGGACATCAGTGATTGCTCAGACTTCCTTGTTGAATTGTCTGAGGCTTCTCCTGACAATATCTGAGCTCCCAAGGGCGGCGGGAGATCTTTTCCTGGCGGAACCAATAATCTAACAGCTTCCTTACATTTACCTTCTGCAAGATGTGTAAGATGTCACTTTCAAGTCCCAAAACTAGTTCCAGAATAACCAAGATTGAATTCAAATGTACCTTCTTCTAGACCTTGGAAGGCATCATTCAGGTGcgcatttaataataataaaatcttctGTATCATTAAGGACCAGCTATCCTCATCTCCTCTTGATTTTGGCAGCAATGCTAGGCAATGAGCAAGCTTCTGAATTTTGAAGACCAAACAGAAATACCTCAGAACAAGTTCAAATACATCTTAGTCATATGCCAGAAACAGCTCATACTAAGCAAAAAGAACAATGTTACCTTCAGCATATCAACACCGCATTTTCCTGACAAAAGTTTTGAAGCAATAGCAACTTCAGCCTGCAAAGAGTAATGAGTACCCATCATTATTGAGTTTACAACCATCTAATATTTTGTAGTAGATGCTTCTAATATGAGGTGCTCCTGCTATAACTATTGTTTTTAAGATTCTATAACACTAAGTGTAACAGCGAAGAAATAAGACATCAGTAACAGCCGATACAAAGAGTGAAACTATGACGGAGCACTTGACTCATGGTGGATATTTATAATGAAGTGGGACTTACGTGAAATCACTAAGGCATAgggtcaaattttgtatcatgcTTGATCTTGATTAAGTTGTGTTCATGGTGTGTATCAAATCATATCTTTATAGTTAATTTTTTGGACCATATGGATGTCCGTTTGTAAATTCTTCAAGGAAGTTCACCATTACAAGCTCTCCTTTCTTCCAATAAAATATCTTACttataaaaaggagaaaaacaaTGTTTTAAATCATATCTTACAAAAATATACTGAATATCTTTATAAAAAGTGTAATTATACAAATACATTACTAATAAAGTTACCAATTGTCCCCGAAGCTAAAGCTgctaggaaatggtgaatttatttttggaattaattccgttgtgtttgatgtgatgtatttggaaggaacgcAATCAGCGGACCTTTGCCGACTTAGATAGATCTGATGACCAGCTACTTGCTCTTTTCACTGGTTCCATTTTTTATTGATCTACGGCTTGGCGACTCTTATGTAGCGATTCTCTCCCTCTAT
This genomic stretch from Quercus robur chromosome 4, dhQueRobu3.1, whole genome shotgun sequence harbors:
- the LOC126722466 gene encoding uncharacterized protein LOC126722466; amino-acid sequence: MAAFNYFKNMYDVDMKPRLLRTLIKERVPDDKHPFENPAELSTVVSLIKTHGLLSESFSKSTDQKLVDNWKSAVDYWVERVLLLVSSNMPDKCWAGICLLGMTCQECSSDRFLASYTLWFHKLLPYIQSPGDSHFVKVASCASVSDLFTRLGGFPNIKKDGTSHAGKLIQPVLKLLNDDSSEAIWEGAIQMLCTIITYFPASVHRHYDSAEVAIASKLLSGKCGVDMLKKLAHCLALLPKSRGDEDSWSLMIQKILLLLNAHLNDAFQGLEEEGKCKEAVRLLVPPGKDLPPPLGAQILSGEASDNSTRKSEQSLMSSVSMLMVCCCTMLTSSYPVQVNVPVRSLLVLVERVLMVDGSVPHALSAFMTSMQQELICSELPVLHLHSLELLIAIIKGTRSQLLPYAASIVRLITAYFKRCALPELRIKVYSITRILLISMGVGMAVCLAQEVINNAFVDLNLITNESVGASASTNLKASSEALLQPCHRKRKHGTSTGYPEEQHDLSGLPVAAPKIHVISPISVKIAALEALEALLTVGGSLRSESWRSDVDLLLIKTATNSLKWGWASEEKNIFQQNEPTGIWVDFQLAALRALLSSLLSSVRVRPPYLSQGLELFRRGKQETGTKLAEFCAHALLALEVLIHPRALPLTDFSPTSCYSEQVKFSGSMYSGGLNHGGPFTSGIQGIRDNISDSDHDDLYESWLENGKETADIMYTEEPMFGGEENLNVEGSSGTKVPEEKGLEPDATNVNVRMEGNEDEIMVETDQSHESVAQVQEPVSSRGATVPESIGASLGTESASDHAGNVFTSGQDVLVAKGDGFVNTDAAIAISEKITGDGLDFDGPEILWENSESDDE